One window of the Magnetovibrio sp. genome contains the following:
- the fliP gene encoding flagellar type III secretion system pore protein FliP (The bacterial flagellar biogenesis protein FliP forms a type III secretion system (T3SS)-type pore required for flagellar assembly.), translating to MKTFSLTRKVAAPLLKPMLKLTLFTLAVSGLFWVAPIDALAQSVTLDLGPAAGASTTGRIVQLVLLLTVLTLSPSILIMMTSFTRIVVVLSFLRTAIGTQQTPPNQVLISLALFLTMFIMMPTLQATYDDALQPLIDGTIDETQAFNRAIVPFENFMMTHVREQDLALFVDMAGLTDQDVAQNMPMRVLIPAFMISELRRAFEIGFLLFVPFLIIDMVVASVLMAMGMMMLPPIMIALPFKIIFFVLVDGWYLIVGSLVRSYGG from the coding sequence ATGAAGACGTTTTCCCTGACCCGTAAAGTCGCAGCCCCCCTGCTTAAGCCTATGCTCAAGCTGACGCTTTTCACCCTAGCTGTGAGTGGATTGTTTTGGGTCGCGCCCATTGACGCCTTGGCGCAAAGCGTGACGCTGGACCTGGGCCCCGCCGCCGGGGCATCGACAACGGGACGCATCGTTCAGTTGGTATTACTGCTGACGGTTCTCACCCTGTCGCCGTCGATCCTGATCATGATGACCTCGTTTACGCGCATCGTGGTGGTGCTGTCGTTTCTTCGCACGGCGATTGGCACCCAGCAAACCCCGCCCAACCAAGTGCTGATCTCGTTGGCGCTGTTTCTCACCATGTTCATCATGATGCCGACCCTGCAGGCCACTTACGACGATGCCTTGCAACCATTGATCGACGGCACCATCGACGAGACCCAGGCGTTCAACCGCGCCATCGTGCCGTTTGAAAACTTCATGATGACCCACGTTCGCGAGCAGGATTTGGCGCTGTTCGTCGATATGGCCGGCCTCACCGATCAAGACGTCGCCCAGAACATGCCCATGCGGGTGTTGATCCCGGCGTTCATGATTTCGGAACTCAGACGCGCGTTCGAGATCGGCTTTTTGCTGTTCGTGCCGTTTCTCATCATCGACATGGTGGTCGCATCGGTCCTGATGGCTATGGGTATGATGATGCTGCCGCCGATCATGATCGCACTGCCGTTCAAAATCATCTTCTTCGTGTTGGTTGACGGCTGGTACTTGATCGTCGGCTCACTGGTGCGCAGTTACGGCGGTTAG
- the speD gene encoding adenosylmethionine decarboxylase, with the protein MDSNALAEFEMNLEEASEMQAETQTLYPVVDNTKDYFIERDGVRYAGNHILVELWGASNLDDPKTIEDALCQGAVVAGATILHSHFHHFSPYSGVSGVVVLAESHISIHTWPEKSYAAIDIFMCGDCDPHDALPSIKIAFQPEDMDVSAFKRGVIK; encoded by the coding sequence ATGGACAGCAACGCACTTGCCGAATTCGAAATGAACCTGGAGGAGGCCTCCGAAATGCAGGCCGAGACCCAGACTCTCTATCCAGTGGTGGACAACACCAAAGACTACTTCATCGAACGCGATGGGGTCCGCTATGCGGGCAACCACATCCTGGTCGAGCTGTGGGGGGCGAGCAATCTCGACGATCCCAAAACCATCGAAGACGCTCTGTGTCAGGGAGCGGTGGTTGCGGGTGCGACGATCTTGCACAGCCATTTTCATCATTTTTCACCGTATTCGGGCGTGTCCGGCGTGGTCGTGCTGGCGGAAAGCCACATTTCCATCCATACGTGGCCGGAAAAATCTTATGCGGCGATCGACATCTTCATGTGCGGCGACTGCGATCCCCACGACGCATTGCCGTCGATCAAGATCGCGTTCCAGCCCGAAGACATGGACGTGTCCGCGTTTAAACGCGGCGTGATCAAATGA
- a CDS encoding flagellar biosynthetic protein FliO, whose product MDLGNYLRFVFALLFVLGLIGVLSVLVRRYGFGMSTQPIRKGQDRRLSLVEILPIDTKRRAILLRRDSVEHLIILGPDSETVVESSIAPPPVKGPAADTFTEALENVAPQGTKDTA is encoded by the coding sequence ATGGATCTTGGAAACTACTTACGTTTTGTGTTTGCCTTGCTGTTCGTGCTGGGCTTGATCGGTGTGCTCAGCGTCCTTGTGCGCCGGTACGGTTTCGGCATGTCCACGCAGCCCATTCGCAAAGGTCAGGATCGACGCCTGAGCCTAGTGGAAATTCTGCCTATCGACACCAAGCGGCGCGCCATCTTGTTGCGCCGCGACAGCGTTGAACACCTGATTATCTTGGGCCCGGATTCAGAGACCGTCGTGGAAAGTTCCATTGCCCCGCCGCCGGTGAAAGGCCCCGCAGCGGACACCTTCACCGAGGCGCTCGAGAACGTCGCACCGCAGGGAACGAAGGACACGGCATGA
- a CDS encoding tetratricopeptide repeat protein yields the protein MGRLGGILFVVALITAAVTSPSVSWADPVQVRASRGDGYGRLTFRWPQPVGHQASRDGDRLVITFSRPIEADLRPVVRGLGQLIASTEAAPNEATVVFRIKGDFSVRSYDSGASVVVDIVSAAQQPQPQTNAPQAGNVQGQQVATQQGPTVPVRVGAHDTYSRIVFDWPAATAFEVVRDGVNATIKFAKPGRANVAALAGGRTRNISGAETFVDNGNLSVTLKVDATSQIKAFASGPKVVVDVFAPGTQAAAPAVAATPAAAPEPTSIPTPAPTPVAAASAPTPPSAEGEQPPPPAAVPTAPVELAQSAPVSLEPQPAAQAAPQPAAPPVEDTRIETRAQASTIAEGAVALKFSWDEPVGAAVFRRGGDLWVIFDKRAKIDTEALIRDGAGLITSVEQVPSQNGAVLRMTTAESVNPDIKRAGLAWVLEFMSQPLIPSAPLQADSQPDSPLGARLFVAVPEPGNIIAFRDPEAGDNLIAVPVIPLGHGMSREWSYPQLSFLPSKQGVVLKPLSDDLRVRPLRQGIEVTSTGTLQISSVSAEEKANVDLQQQLAASAGMGGLGPVTRVLDLEKWKRPDLLSFTETKQDLQREVAFAKNDRAKKQSHRNLAQFFFANGFEAEALGVLQEMVRSEPDYAKEPEYLVMHGAASWMMGRMEDARTDLFNPNLDPYDEATFWRAAVVAGEGKLADAAYELRKTGSITQPYPKSLKMPTATLVAAAAVELGDVRQATQYLEVLSVDNPTQAQLDQIKYVSGKLKELSGDFDGAIADWEAVMEGRHRPSRAKAAVARTELLLKRNLFTPADAIEEYEKLRFVWRGDNYEFELLRRLGSLYLDQKFYRNGLRTLRQAATYFPNHEESNQVTKQMSDAFNFLYLKDGADILPPVTAIALYDEFRELTPPGALGDEMIRRLADRLVGVDLLDRAADLLEQQVDFRLKGEDKARVGARLALIYLLDRKYEKSLSALDKTEVPAVADALASQRVLLRAQAEIGLDKPQMALELLTQEVSQDAELVRTGVYWRAGDWKNAAKSLAKVVRGLGVKPNKAMNDSQAAAVLSLAIAHTLDGNEVAITRLLESYGPAVAQTSYADAFRLIAEPPETGLVNFRGLEPIVKKVVDFQGFMEVYRQRIADGQLSSLY from the coding sequence ATGGGGCGGCTGGGGGGCATTCTTTTTGTGGTCGCGTTGATTACGGCGGCCGTCACCAGCCCATCCGTGTCTTGGGCCGATCCGGTTCAGGTGCGCGCCAGTCGGGGTGACGGCTACGGCCGTTTAACCTTCCGCTGGCCCCAACCGGTCGGCCATCAGGCGAGCCGCGACGGCGATCGGTTGGTGATCACGTTTTCGCGCCCCATCGAAGCGGACCTGCGCCCGGTGGTGCGGGGGCTGGGACAACTGATCGCCTCGACCGAAGCCGCGCCCAACGAAGCCACGGTCGTGTTTCGCATCAAGGGCGATTTTTCGGTTCGCAGTTACGACAGCGGTGCATCGGTGGTGGTGGACATCGTCAGTGCCGCTCAACAGCCTCAACCGCAGACAAACGCACCCCAGGCAGGGAATGTGCAGGGGCAGCAAGTCGCGACGCAGCAGGGCCCCACTGTTCCGGTGCGCGTCGGCGCTCACGACACCTATTCGCGGATCGTGTTCGATTGGCCCGCTGCTACCGCTTTCGAAGTCGTGCGCGATGGCGTCAACGCCACCATCAAATTCGCCAAACCGGGACGCGCAAATGTGGCGGCCTTGGCTGGCGGTCGCACGCGCAACATCTCCGGTGCTGAAACCTTTGTCGACAACGGCAATCTCAGCGTCACATTGAAGGTCGATGCGACGTCGCAAATCAAGGCGTTCGCCAGCGGCCCCAAAGTGGTGGTCGATGTGTTCGCGCCCGGCACCCAGGCCGCTGCGCCCGCCGTTGCGGCCACACCCGCAGCCGCACCAGAGCCTACTTCCATACCCACACCTGCGCCCACGCCAGTCGCTGCTGCATCCGCACCAACGCCGCCGAGCGCCGAAGGCGAACAACCGCCGCCGCCCGCCGCCGTGCCAACCGCGCCGGTGGAATTGGCCCAGTCGGCCCCGGTGAGTTTGGAGCCTCAACCCGCAGCCCAGGCCGCCCCACAGCCTGCCGCGCCGCCCGTCGAGGACACGCGCATCGAAACCCGCGCCCAGGCCAGTACCATCGCCGAAGGCGCTGTGGCTTTGAAATTCAGCTGGGACGAACCGGTCGGCGCGGCAGTATTTCGGCGTGGCGGCGATTTATGGGTGATTTTTGACAAGCGCGCAAAAATCGATACCGAGGCCTTGATCCGCGATGGCGCGGGCTTGATCACCTCGGTCGAACAAGTGCCGTCGCAAAACGGCGCCGTATTGCGTATGACCACTGCGGAAAGCGTCAACCCCGACATCAAACGCGCGGGACTGGCGTGGGTTTTGGAATTTATGTCCCAGCCGTTGATCCCCAGCGCGCCGCTGCAAGCCGACTCCCAACCGGACTCGCCTTTGGGTGCGCGCTTGTTCGTGGCTGTGCCGGAACCAGGCAACATCATCGCCTTTCGCGACCCCGAAGCCGGCGATAACTTGATCGCAGTGCCGGTGATCCCGCTTGGTCACGGTATGTCGCGGGAATGGTCGTATCCGCAGCTCAGCTTCCTGCCATCCAAACAAGGTGTGGTGTTGAAGCCGTTGTCGGACGATTTGCGGGTGCGGCCGTTGCGCCAAGGCATCGAAGTGACCAGCACCGGGACCTTGCAGATTTCCAGTGTCAGCGCCGAAGAAAAGGCCAATGTGGACCTGCAGCAACAATTGGCCGCCAGCGCCGGCATGGGGGGCTTGGGGCCTGTGACGAGGGTCCTTGATCTGGAAAAGTGGAAACGCCCGGACTTGCTGTCGTTCACCGAAACCAAACAAGACCTTCAGCGCGAAGTGGCGTTTGCCAAGAACGACCGTGCGAAAAAACAGAGCCACCGCAACTTGGCACAGTTTTTCTTCGCCAATGGGTTCGAGGCCGAGGCCTTGGGCGTGCTTCAGGAAATGGTTCGCAGCGAACCGGACTACGCTAAGGAACCCGAGTATTTGGTGATGCACGGGGCGGCCAGTTGGATGATGGGGCGCATGGAGGACGCGCGCACCGATCTGTTCAATCCCAATCTGGACCCTTACGACGAAGCGACGTTTTGGCGCGCCGCCGTGGTGGCCGGCGAGGGTAAGCTTGCCGATGCGGCGTACGAGTTGCGCAAGACCGGTTCCATCACCCAGCCTTATCCGAAATCTCTCAAGATGCCGACGGCGACGCTGGTTGCGGCGGCGGCGGTTGAATTGGGTGACGTTAGACAGGCGACGCAGTATCTCGAAGTGCTGAGTGTCGATAACCCGACCCAAGCGCAGTTGGATCAAATCAAATACGTTTCCGGCAAGCTCAAGGAATTGAGCGGCGACTTCGATGGCGCAATCGCGGATTGGGAAGCGGTGATGGAGGGACGCCACCGCCCCTCGCGGGCCAAGGCCGCGGTGGCGCGCACGGAACTTTTGCTCAAACGCAATCTTTTCACCCCGGCAGATGCGATCGAAGAATATGAAAAGCTGCGTTTCGTGTGGCGCGGCGACAATTACGAATTCGAACTTCTGCGGCGCCTGGGATCTTTGTATCTGGATCAGAAATTCTACCGCAACGGTCTGCGTACACTGCGCCAAGCGGCGACCTATTTCCCCAACCATGAGGAAAGCAATCAGGTCACCAAGCAGATGAGCGACGCGTTCAATTTTCTCTATTTAAAAGACGGCGCGGATATCTTGCCACCGGTAACCGCCATTGCGCTTTACGACGAGTTTCGCGAACTGACCCCGCCGGGGGCCTTAGGCGACGAGATGATTCGACGCCTTGCCGATCGCTTGGTCGGCGTGGACTTGCTGGACCGCGCGGCGGACCTGCTGGAACAACAAGTCGACTTCCGCCTCAAAGGCGAAGACAAAGCGCGCGTAGGCGCGCGGTTGGCGCTGATCTATCTGCTCGATCGCAAATATGAAAAATCCTTGTCGGCTCTGGATAAAACCGAAGTTCCCGCCGTGGCCGATGCATTGGCGAGCCAACGGGTCTTGCTGCGTGCACAGGCCGAAATTGGTTTGGACAAGCCGCAGATGGCATTGGAACTGCTAACCCAGGAAGTCAGTCAAGATGCCGAACTGGTTCGCACCGGCGTCTACTGGCGCGCGGGCGATTGGAAAAATGCCGCCAAGTCTTTGGCCAAGGTGGTTCGGGGATTGGGCGTAAAGCCCAACAAAGCGATGAACGACAGCCAGGCCGCCGCCGTGCTGTCGTTGGCGATCGCCCATACTTTGGACGGCAACGAGGTGGCGATCACCCGCTTGCTCGAATCCTACGGTCCCGCCGTGGCCCAGACCAGCTACGCCGACGCGTTCCGCTTGATCGCCGAACCGCCCGAGACGGGCTTGGTGAATTTTCGCGGACTGGAACCGATCGTCAAAAAAGTCGTCGATTTCCAAGGCTTCATGGAAGTCTATCGCCAGCGGATCGCCGACGGGCAACTGAGCTCATTGTACTGA
- a CDS encoding EscU/YscU/HrcU family type III secretion system export apparatus switch protein, producing the protein MSDEIDDEDVAVALTYQPGQDQAPRVVAKGQGWLAQQIIEIAESNGIEVRSDANLAQILAQVDVDSEIPLEAFTVVAEILSYVYEKNNQWPEGLGPQRKPSGGGRR; encoded by the coding sequence ATGAGCGACGAAATCGATGATGAGGATGTGGCCGTCGCCCTGACCTATCAGCCCGGGCAAGATCAGGCCCCCCGCGTGGTGGCCAAAGGGCAAGGTTGGCTGGCGCAGCAAATCATCGAAATCGCCGAATCCAACGGCATCGAAGTTCGTTCCGATGCCAATCTGGCGCAGATTTTGGCGCAGGTGGATGTGGACAGTGAAATCCCGCTGGAAGCCTTCACCGTGGTCGCGGAAATCCTGTCCTATGTATACGAGAAAAACAACCAATGGCCCGAAGGCTTGGGCCCGCAACGCAAACCCAGCGGTGGAGGTCGCCGATGA
- a CDS encoding Hsp20/alpha crystallin family protein, which produces MSVKVKKTEKPKKDDAETSKTKTTPAIGRMQHPLLALREEVDHLFDNFFSGFAIGPFGEFGRSTLRTEPFRRFEDAFAGLAPSLSIKADVRESDDAYRIQAEMPGVEEDGVDVSVSDGMLTITGEKKEEKKEDREDYHLTERHYGSVKRTFPVPDTVDLSKAEASFKNGVLNITLPKKALPKAKATKIPISGR; this is translated from the coding sequence ATGTCGGTCAAAGTCAAGAAAACCGAAAAACCGAAAAAGGATGACGCGGAGACTTCCAAGACGAAGACGACGCCCGCGATTGGGCGTATGCAGCATCCTTTGTTGGCGCTTCGCGAAGAAGTCGACCACTTGTTCGACAATTTCTTCTCCGGCTTTGCAATCGGCCCGTTCGGCGAATTCGGTCGCAGCACCCTGCGCACCGAGCCGTTTCGTCGTTTTGAAGATGCGTTTGCCGGGCTCGCCCCGTCACTGAGCATCAAAGCCGATGTCCGCGAGAGCGATGATGCATACCGCATCCAAGCCGAAATGCCCGGCGTAGAAGAAGATGGCGTCGACGTCAGTGTTTCCGACGGCATGCTCACCATCACGGGCGAGAAGAAGGAAGAGAAAAAAGAAGACCGCGAAGACTATCACCTGACCGAACGTCATTACGGTTCGGTGAAACGCACCTTCCCGGTTCCCGACACGGTCGATTTGAGCAAGGCTGAAGCCAGTTTCAAGAACGGCGTGCTGAACATCACGCTTCCCAAGAAGGCTTTGCCGAAAGCCAAAGCGACGAAGATCCCCATTTCGGGGCGCTGA
- the speE gene encoding polyamine aminopropyltransferase produces the protein MKRFEELLHKGYAQSFEISTVLFHEKTEHQDLVIFETPTFGRVMALDNIVQVTTRDEYVYHEMMTHVPLFAKGDATDVLIIGGGDGGILREVLRHGSVKNATMVELDRSVVDLSVKHLPEISAGAFDDPRTDLIITDGVKFVAETDKRFDVIIVDSTDPVGPGEVLFTESFYADCHRCLKDGGVLVTQNGVPFFQGDEVTNTYRRMGKSFSDNGFYTAVVPTYVGGFMTLGWGTDDAGLRDIDAEVLRTRFQQANIKTRYYTPDLHKAAFALPQFILDLMN, from the coding sequence ATGAAGCGCTTCGAGGAGCTGCTCCACAAGGGGTACGCTCAGAGCTTCGAAATCAGCACCGTTCTGTTTCACGAAAAAACCGAACATCAGGATCTGGTGATCTTTGAGACACCAACCTTCGGCCGGGTGATGGCTTTGGACAACATCGTCCAAGTCACCACGCGCGACGAATACGTCTATCACGAGATGATGACTCACGTGCCGCTGTTCGCCAAAGGGGATGCAACAGACGTGTTGATCATCGGCGGCGGCGACGGCGGAATTTTGCGTGAAGTCTTGCGGCACGGTTCGGTCAAGAACGCCACCATGGTCGAGCTCGATCGTTCGGTCGTGGATTTGTCTGTGAAACACTTGCCGGAAATTTCCGCGGGTGCCTTCGACGATCCGCGCACCGACTTGATCATCACCGACGGGGTCAAGTTCGTGGCGGAAACGGACAAACGCTTCGACGTCATCATCGTCGATTCCACCGACCCGGTGGGCCCCGGCGAAGTCTTGTTCACCGAAAGCTTTTATGCCGATTGCCATCGCTGCCTGAAGGACGGCGGCGTTCTGGTGACGCAAAATGGCGTGCCGTTCTTTCAAGGCGACGAAGTCACCAATACCTATCGGCGTATGGGGAAGTCGTTTTCCGACAACGGTTTTTATACCGCCGTGGTGCCGACCTACGTCGGTGGGTTTATGACGCTGGGGTGGGGAACGGACGATGCAGGTTTGCGTGATATCGATGCCGAGGTGCTGCGCACCAGGTTTCAGCAGGCAAATATCAAGACCCGCTACTATACGCCGGACCTGCACAAAGCGGCGTTCGCCTTGCCGCAGTTCATACTCGACCTGATGAACTGA